A region from the Oryzias latipes chromosome 20, ASM223467v1 genome encodes:
- the alg14 gene encoding UDP-N-acetylglucosamine transferase subunit ALG14 homolog codes for MFLFAVLALLLPVLFIYRFYVVVKTGLRHQPGRKGSVSVLVVAGSGGHTTEILRLVESLPAAYAPRHYVIADTDKMSEEKICTFESWKLQPDSQPQYTICRIPRSREVHQSWSSSVVSTLNALRFSLPLVFRLRPDMVLCNGPGTCVPLCAAALLLGIMGMKKVLIVYVESICRVHSLSLTGKILYLLSDYFFVQWSSLRDKYPKSVFLGRIV; via the exons ATGTTCCTGTTTGCCGTTCTCGCTCTGCTCTTACCAGTGTTGTTTATTTACCGGTTCTATGTTGTCGTGAAAACGGGACTGCGGCACCAGCCTGGACGAAAAGGCTCCGTCTCTGTTTTGGTTGTCGCAGGATCAG gcGGTCACACCACAGAGATTTTGCGGCTGGTGGAAAGTTTGCCCGCAGCGTACGCACCGCGACACTACGTCATTGCTGACACAGATAAGATGAGTGAGGAGAAAATCTGCACCTTTGAAAGCTGGAAGCTCCAACCAGACTCTCAACCACAG TACACAATCTGTCGGATACCACGCAGCAGAGAGGTGCATCAGTCCTGGAGCTCTTCTGTTGTCAGCACCTTGAACGCGTTGCGGTTTTCCCTCCCCTTGGTGTTCAGACTGAGACCTGACATG gTGTTGTGTAACGGCCCGGGAACTTGCGTTCCGCTGTGTGCGGCAGCTCTCCTCCTCGGCATCATGGGAATGAAGAAAGTGCTGATTGTGTACGTTGAAAGCATTTGCAGAGTGCACTCGCTATCGCTGACAGGAAAGATCCTGTATCTGCTGTCAGACTACTTCTTTGTGCAGTGGTCCTCTCTGAGGGACAAATATCCCAAGTCAGTTTTTCTGGGGAGAATAGTATAA